GACAGCATTACGCTGCTGTATTTGATTGTTGCCGTGGGTAATCTTCCGTTGATTGTTTACCTCATCAAACGAGAACCAAAATTTATCGGGGATTTGACCGCTTTATTGAAAATCAGCAAATAAGACCGTCTGAAATATATCCCCACCATGCACATTTTCACTGTTCAATCGCGTGGACAGCTTGTGCATAAATCAGATTACTGTCTGATTTAAAATTAAAAAACACATCTGCCTAAATTTTAAGCACAACTTTACTCCCAAACAAAATGCACATTTTCCCCAAACAAGCGTGTGCAAAGGCTGTGAATAAATCAGCTTATTCATTGATATTTCAAAGAAAAACGATATTTGATTAATTTTTAGGCAGTTTATTAAAGGCCGTCTGAAACCTTTTTCAGACGGCCTGAGAGTATAATAACCACCTACCTAATAGTTCCCAAACGATATGATTTATCCATGGCATGAAACCCAATGGCAACAGCTCGCCGCCCATTGGCAAAACCGACCTAACGCTTGGCTGTTTACCGGCAAAGAAAATACCGGTAAAACCGAGTTTGCCCGCTTTGTCGCGCAGGCATTGCTGTGCGAATCGCCCAAATCCGGCCATGAGCCATGCGGCGAATGCGCTTCGTGCCATTTGTTCAACCAAAACACGCATCCCGACTTTTACGAACTCACGCCGGAAATTCCCGAAGGCGAGGCAACGGGACGCAAACTCCTGCAAATCAAAATCGATGCCGTGCGCGATATTGTGGAAAACATTTACCTAACCGCTGTCCGCGGCGGCCTGCGCGTGGTATTGGTGCATCCGGCGGAAAGCATGAACACACAGGCGGCAAACGGTTTGTTAAAAGCTTTGGAAGAGCCGCCGCAACACGTCGTTTTCCTGCTCGTTACCCACGCTCGCGACAAACTCCTGCCCACCATTAAAAGCCGTTGCCGCCAGATGGTACTGCCCTCGCCTACCCATGAGCAGGCTGCGGCATATCTGCGCCAACAGGGCGTGGAAAATGCCGAAGCTTTGTTGGCGTTTCACAGCGGCGCTCCTTTATTCACGCCGACTCCCGAATTGGACACACTGCGCGAAGAGTTGCTGACGCTGCTGGCTGCCCCGCGCCTGTTGGCCATACTCGACTATGCCGCCGCGTTCGACAAACAAAAACAACCGCTGGCCGTTTTCATCGACTGGCTGCAAAAGTGGCTGATGGATGTCGGCTTGGCACAACAAAGCATGGCACCGCTTTATTATCCGCACCATGCACAAGCCCTGCTTCAGACGGCCTCTAAAACCGATTCACGCAAGCTGTTTGCCCTATTGGGCCGTCTGAACGCGCTCAACCCTTACGGATACCATACCTTGAGTGTTAAAATGCAGCTTGAGTATCTGCTTATCGAATATTTAGATTTTTGGCAAAACAAACCCTAACAGGTAATAAATGATGAATAAAAAAGACATTCCGGCGAAGATGTTGGCTTTGCAACTCAAAGACCCCAATCTGCTGTACAACTGCTATATGCCGTTTTTAGAACACGGCGGCCTGTTCGTACCGACCGATGACGTATTCTCCCTAGGCGAAGACATCCTCTTGGCCGTAGAAATCGCCGACTACCCCAAACGCTTCCTGCCAACCAAAGTCGTTTGGATCAATCCGGCGCGCACTTCAGCCCACCGTCCCAAAGGCGTAGGCCTTGCATTCTCCGAACACGAAAGCTGCCTGCAAGCAAAAAACCTGATCGAAGCCGAGCTTGGTCCGCGCCTGCGCAGCGACCGCACTACTTTTACCCTGTAATACCATGTATTTAATCGATTCACATTGCCATCTCAACTTTGACGGCTTAAAAGACCGCCTACCCGAAGTCTTTGCCAATATGGAAGCGCAAAGCGTCAAACAGGCGCTTGCCATCAGCGTCAGCAAACAAAGTTTTGCCGAAGTCTTCGACATTGCTCAGGCAAACGACCACATCTACTGCACCATCGGCATACATCCTGACAGCCAAGAAGCAGAAGAATTTACCATTGCCGAAATGGTAGAAGCGGCCAAACATCCGAAAATCGTCGGTATCGGCGAAACCGGTTTGGACTATTACTGGTGCAAAGGCGATTTGTCATGGCAACATCAACGCTTTGCCGACCATATCCAAGCCGCCAACGAAAGCGGCCTGCCCGTTATCGTCCACACGCGTGATGCGGCCGAAGACACGTTGCGGATTTTGAAAGAGTGCCACACTAATTCCGGCGTGATTCACTGCTTCTCTGAAGACGTCGCCTTTGCCAAAGCCGCTTTGGATTTGGGCATGTATATCTCCTTCTCCGGCATTGTGACGTTTAAAAACGCGCCGCTGATACAGGAAGCCGCCAAATACGTCCCTGCCGATAGAATCTTGGTAGAAACCGATGCGCCCTTCCTCGCTCCGGTTCCCAAACGCGGCAAACAAAACGAGCCTTCCTACGTCCGCTATACAGCCGAGTTCTTAGCCAATCTGCGCTGCGAGAGCTTGGAAACATTGGCACAAAACACCAGCGACAATTTTTATCGCCTGTTTAAGAAAGTTCCCGATGGCCGTCTGAACAACGGTTAAGCCTAGAGCTTCTATCATCCGCTCTGCCTACCCGTCATCCGGGTTCTGCCTCAAACTCAACGGTAAACTCGAAATGGCTTGAGACAGAAACGCAATCGGCTTGCGCTATCTTCCGAACGGCAGACTTTTGAAGAATGGGAATTTTCCCATCAACACAATAAATAAGTTTAAATTCAAAATATTGCTTTCCTAAGCCCAACAAAACTCAAGGCCGTCTGAAAGTATTTTCAGACGGCCTCTTGCTTATTTTACCGATAGGATGTAAAACCTATCCTTCGAAATAAACGGTTCATCGAAACCGTACATCAATCGACACAATATGGACACAAACTCCGAAATGCACACCCACCCTAATTTTTACGCTATGCTGACTGCAGCCTGCCAAAAAAACGGTAAAGGCACGGTCATTTTCAACGACAAAGAAAAAATCAGCTATTCCTCCCTCAAACGCGAAGTAGAAACCGTCGCCGCCTATCTGCAACACCAAGGCGTACAATTTGGCGACAGAGTCGCCCTTGTCGTTTCCAACTCTCCCGAATTTATTGCCGCCTATTTCGCCATTACTTCCATCGGCGCGGTAGCCGTCCCACTCAACGTCTTTTTGAAAAGCGAAGAATTTTCCTACATCCTCAATGACTGCGGCGCACGCTTTATGTTCGCCTCCGCGCCGTTGGCCAAAGAACTCAAAAACATCAAAACCAAAACCAAAGTCAATAAAATCATCTGGATTGGTGAAACCAACGCCGCCAGTGGCGATGACAGCTATTTCGATGCCGCGCGTACATTCCCCGGCAAGCCAAATCTGAGCCGTCAGCCGTCCGTCAACGATTTGGCGCACATTATCTACACCTCCGGCACAACCGGCCACCCCAAAGGCGCATTAATCAGTTACAGCAACCTGTTTTCCAACCTTTCAGGCATCGAACAAATTTTCCAAATCTCGCAAAAAGACCGCTTCGTCGTCTTCTTGCCCATGTTCCACAGCTTTACGCTGACTGCCATGGTTTTGCTGCCGATATCTCAAGCCTGCTCGATTATTTTGGTCAAATCCGTCTTCCCGTTCTCCAACGTGTTGAAACAGGTTTTGCTCAAACGCGCTACCATTTTCCTCGGCGTACCGGCTATTTACACCGCCATGAGTAAAGCCAAAATCCCTTGGTATTTCAGATGGTTTAACCGAGTCCGTCTGTTTATCAGCGGCGGCGCGCCTTTGGCCGGACAAACCATTGACGATTTCAAAACCAAATTCCCGCGTGCCAAATTGCTGGAAGGCTACGGCTTGAGCGAATGCTCGCCCGTTGTGGCCGTCAATACTCCCGAACGCCAAAAAGCCGCCAGCGTCGGCGTCGCCCTGCCCGGCTTGACCGTGAAAGCCGTCGATGACGAATTGATCGAAGTGCCGCGCGGTGAAGTGGGCGAACTCATCATCAAAGGCGGCTCAGTCATGCAGGGCTACCTCAATATGCCTGACGCCACAGATGAAACCATCGTCAACGGTTGGCTGAAAACCGGCGACTTCGTCACCATAGACGAAGACGGCTTCATCTTCATCGTTGACCGCAAAAAAGACCTGATTATCTCCAAAGGCCAAAACGTCTATCCGCGCGAAATCGAAGAAGCCATCTACAAACTCGAAGCCGTGGAAGCCGCCGCCGTTATCGGTGTGAAAGACCAATACGCCGATGAAGAAATCATTGCCTTTATCCAACTCAAAGAAGGCATGAAACTGGAAGAAGCCGAAGTCCGCAGCCACCTGCGCGGCCTGTTGGCAAACTTTAAAATCCCCAAACAAATCATCTTCCAAGACGAGCTGCCGCGCAATGCCACCGGCAAAGTGTTAAAACGCAAACTCAAAGAACAGTTTCAAGACTAAACCGCTGTTTCAGACGGCCCCTTGATTCATGCATGCCGTCTGAAAACAACCTGTATTCCACAAACCTTTTCAGACGGCCACGACCATGACGACACCTATACTCGAAATCGAAAACCTAAACGGCTCCTTTCCGAGCAAGCAAGTCCTGCACAATATCAACCTGACCTTGCACCCCGGCCGCAAGCTGGCATTGGTCGGCGAGAGCGGCAGCGGCAAAACCGTATTGTCGCAAGGCATCATGCGCCTCAACCCGATGGTTAGCTTTGAAGGCCGTCTGAAATATTGCGGAACCGACCTGCTGACCCAGTCCGAACGCGCCCTGCAAAAGCTGCGCGGCTGCGAAATCGGCATGGTGTTTCAAGAACCCATGACCGCCCTCAACCCCGTTATGCGCGTCGGCGAACAAATCGCCGAAGTCCTGACCCTGCATTTGGGTTTGGATAAAAAACAGGCATGGGCGCGCGCCATCGAACTCCTAGACGAAACCGGCATCCACCAGCCCGAGCAAAAAGCCCAGGCTTATCCGTTCCAACTTTCCGGTGGCCAACGCCAGCGCGCCATGATTGCCATGGCTGTATCCGCCCAACCCAAGCTCCTGATTGCCGACGAACCGACCACTGCTTTGGACGTTGCCGTCCAAGCCCAAATTCTCGACCTGCTCTCACGCCTGCAGGAAGAACACGGCATGACCATGCTCTACATTACGCACGACTTGAACCTTGTGCGCCGTTTTGCCGACGATGTCGCCGTTATGCGTAACGGCCGTATCCTCGAAACCGGCAAAGCAACCGAAGTCTTCGCCAATCCGCAGCACGAATACACCAAAATGTTGCTCAACGCCGGCACAACGCGCCGAGTGGCTCCTTTGCCTGAAAACCCTGCCACCGTCCTTAAGGCCGAACAAATCGCCTTCTCCGTCAAAGAATCAGACGGCTGGTTTAAAAAACGCGACAAAACCATTCTCAACCCCGTTTCTTTCGATCTCAAATCGGGGGAAACATTGGGTATCATCGGCGAAAGCGGCTGCGGCAAAACCACGCTGGCAAAAGCCGTTATGCACCTTATCGATTCCGAAGGCAGCCTGCACATCAACGGCGAGCCATGGCGACACGAATTGCGCCGTGAAATCCAAATGGTGTTCCAAGACCCGTTCGGCGCATTCAATCCGCGCATGAACGTCTTCGATACCGTTTCCGAAGCCTTGCGCGTACACGAACCTGAAATGCCGCGCGAAGAAATGCGCCGCCGCGTCGAAGAAGTCCTCAAACAAGTCGGCCTGCCCGAAGATGCACTCGAACGCTATCCGCACGCATTCTCCGGCGGCCAGCGCCAACGCCTCGCCATCGCCCGCGCCATCATTGTCCGCCCAAAAATCCTCGTATTGGACGAACCAACCAGCGCGCTTGATGTCCAATGGCAACAACAAATCCTTGAATTGCTCAGCAGCCTGCAAAAAGAATACGGCCTCGCCTTCATCATCATCAGCCACGACCTCGCCGTGATCCGCGCCATTTCCCACCGTGTGATGGTGTTGAAAGACGGCAAAATCGTTGAAGAAGGCGAATGCGAAAACGTGTTTGCCAATCCAAGCAGCGACTATACGCGCCATTTGATTGCCCACTCCGGCCACATGGTTCAAGAGGCCGTCTGAATCTTTAAGGATTACGATAGGCACATTTCAAAAAAACTATTACCGGGTGGCGGCACTTGAAATTTTCCCTGTCTGCCACTATTCTAAACAACACATTTATTAATCCTGATTTAAAAGGAAACAAACATGAGCAGCGAATTGATTATCCATACCAGCGATGCCAACTTCGAACAAGACGTTTTGAAATCCGACGTACCTGTACTGCTGGACTACTGGGCACCATGGTGCGGCCCTTGCATAATGATTGCCCCAATCTTGGACGACATTGCCTCCGAATTCCAAGGCCGTCTGAAAGTCGTTAAAATCAACATCGACGACAATGAAGCCACTCCTGCCAAATTCGGCGTTCGCGGCATCCCTACCCTGATGGTGTTCAAAAACGGCGAAAACGTTGCCACTAAAGTCGGCGCATTGGCTAAAGGTCAACTGACTGCATTCGTTGAAGCTTCTATCGCTTAAGGTTTTAAGCATATAAAAAG
This region of Neisseria subflava genomic DNA includes:
- a CDS encoding DNA polymerase III subunit delta', with product MIYPWHETQWQQLAAHWQNRPNAWLFTGKENTGKTEFARFVAQALLCESPKSGHEPCGECASCHLFNQNTHPDFYELTPEIPEGEATGRKLLQIKIDAVRDIVENIYLTAVRGGLRVVLVHPAESMNTQAANGLLKALEEPPQHVVFLLVTHARDKLLPTIKSRCRQMVLPSPTHEQAAAYLRQQGVENAEALLAFHSGAPLFTPTPELDTLREELLTLLAAPRLLAILDYAAAFDKQKQPLAVFIDWLQKWLMDVGLAQQSMAPLYYPHHAQALLQTASKTDSRKLFALLGRLNALNPYGYHTLSVKMQLEYLLIEYLDFWQNKP
- a CDS encoding PilZ domain-containing protein, which translates into the protein MMNKKDIPAKMLALQLKDPNLLYNCYMPFLEHGGLFVPTDDVFSLGEDILLAVEIADYPKRFLPTKVVWINPARTSAHRPKGVGLAFSEHESCLQAKNLIEAELGPRLRSDRTTFTL
- a CDS encoding TatD family hydrolase, with protein sequence MYLIDSHCHLNFDGLKDRLPEVFANMEAQSVKQALAISVSKQSFAEVFDIAQANDHIYCTIGIHPDSQEAEEFTIAEMVEAAKHPKIVGIGETGLDYYWCKGDLSWQHQRFADHIQAANESGLPVIVHTRDAAEDTLRILKECHTNSGVIHCFSEDVAFAKAALDLGMYISFSGIVTFKNAPLIQEAAKYVPADRILVETDAPFLAPVPKRGKQNEPSYVRYTAEFLANLRCESLETLAQNTSDNFYRLFKKVPDGRLNNG
- a CDS encoding fatty acid--CoA ligase; this encodes MDTNSEMHTHPNFYAMLTAACQKNGKGTVIFNDKEKISYSSLKREVETVAAYLQHQGVQFGDRVALVVSNSPEFIAAYFAITSIGAVAVPLNVFLKSEEFSYILNDCGARFMFASAPLAKELKNIKTKTKVNKIIWIGETNAASGDDSYFDAARTFPGKPNLSRQPSVNDLAHIIYTSGTTGHPKGALISYSNLFSNLSGIEQIFQISQKDRFVVFLPMFHSFTLTAMVLLPISQACSIILVKSVFPFSNVLKQVLLKRATIFLGVPAIYTAMSKAKIPWYFRWFNRVRLFISGGAPLAGQTIDDFKTKFPRAKLLEGYGLSECSPVVAVNTPERQKAASVGVALPGLTVKAVDDELIEVPRGEVGELIIKGGSVMQGYLNMPDATDETIVNGWLKTGDFVTIDEDGFIFIVDRKKDLIISKGQNVYPREIEEAIYKLEAVEAAAVIGVKDQYADEEIIAFIQLKEGMKLEEAEVRSHLRGLLANFKIPKQIIFQDELPRNATGKVLKRKLKEQFQD
- a CDS encoding ABC transporter ATP-binding protein, producing the protein MTTPILEIENLNGSFPSKQVLHNINLTLHPGRKLALVGESGSGKTVLSQGIMRLNPMVSFEGRLKYCGTDLLTQSERALQKLRGCEIGMVFQEPMTALNPVMRVGEQIAEVLTLHLGLDKKQAWARAIELLDETGIHQPEQKAQAYPFQLSGGQRQRAMIAMAVSAQPKLLIADEPTTALDVAVQAQILDLLSRLQEEHGMTMLYITHDLNLVRRFADDVAVMRNGRILETGKATEVFANPQHEYTKMLLNAGTTRRVAPLPENPATVLKAEQIAFSVKESDGWFKKRDKTILNPVSFDLKSGETLGIIGESGCGKTTLAKAVMHLIDSEGSLHINGEPWRHELRREIQMVFQDPFGAFNPRMNVFDTVSEALRVHEPEMPREEMRRRVEEVLKQVGLPEDALERYPHAFSGGQRQRLAIARAIIVRPKILVLDEPTSALDVQWQQQILELLSSLQKEYGLAFIIISHDLAVIRAISHRVMVLKDGKIVEEGECENVFANPSSDYTRHLIAHSGHMVQEAV
- the trxA gene encoding thioredoxin TrxA; protein product: MSSELIIHTSDANFEQDVLKSDVPVLLDYWAPWCGPCIMIAPILDDIASEFQGRLKVVKINIDDNEATPAKFGVRGIPTLMVFKNGENVATKVGALAKGQLTAFVEASIA